In Carassius carassius chromosome 19, fCarCar2.1, whole genome shotgun sequence, a single genomic region encodes these proteins:
- the igf2bp2a gene encoding insulin-like growth factor 2 mRNA-binding protein 2a isoform X3, which yields MFLWCPGKVELHGKVIEVDYSVPKKLRSRKIQIRNIPPDLQWEVFDSLLAQYGTVENVEQVNTDTETAVVNVTYSTKEEAKIAVEKLTGQTFEDYSFKVSYILDMDAAPPLPATRNRRGGRTPREQDSQPGTSAGSLGPRQKQPDFPLRMLVPTQFVGAIIGKEGLTIKNITKQTQSKVDIHRKENTGAAEKPISIHSTPEGCSAACRMIMDIMQKEADDTKVTEDIPLKILAHNSLVGRLIGKEGRNLKKIEEDTETKITISSLQDLTIYNPERTIIVKGSIEACCRAEVEIMKKLREAYENDIAAINQQTNLIPGLSLSALGIFSTGLSVLPTAAGPRGVPPVPPTGYNPFLGPSSQLGGMYGVPPASAISHQHTQAPEQEVVYLFIPTQAVGAIIGKKGQHIKQLARFAGASIKIAPAESTDVTQRMVIITGPPEAQFKAQGRIFGKLKEENFFSVKEEVKLETHIKVPSSAAGRVIGKGGKTVNELQNLTSAEVIVPRDQTPDENDEVFVKISGHFFASQTAQRKIREIIQQVKQQEQKHQQSASVTHRSK from the exons GAGTCGGAAGATTCAGATCCGGAACATTCCTCCTGATCTCCAGTGGGAG GTTTTTGACAGCCTATTAGCACAGTATGGTACTGTAGAAAATGTGGAACAAG ttaataCTGATACAGAAACAGCAGTGGTGAATGTGACATATTCAACAAAAGAAGAGGCTAAAAT AGCTGTTGAGAAGTTAACAGGGCAGACCTTTGAGGATTACTCCTTTAAAGTATCTTATATTTTGGATATGGATGCTGCTCCGCCTCTGCCTGCGACCCGGAATCGTCGGGGTGGAAGGACACCACGGGAACAGGACTCCCAGCCTGGGACCTCTGCAGGCTCCCTGGGGCCCCGACAGAAGCAGCCAGACTTCCCCCTGCGCATGCTGGTGCCCACGCAGTTTGTGGGAGCCATCATTGGCAAGGAGGGGCTCACCATCAAAAACATCACCAAACAGACACAGTctaa AGTGGACATCCATCGTAAGGAGAACACGGGGGCGGCAGAGAAGCCAATCTCCATCCACTCCACTCCTGAAGGCTGCTCGGCCGCATGCCGCATGATCATGGACATCATGCAGAAAGAGGCTGATGACACGAAGGT AACTGAGGATATTCCTCTGAAGATCCTGGCCCACAACAGTCTGGTCGGAAGACTGATCGGGAAGGAGGGCAGGAACCTGAAGAAGATTGAAGAGGATACAGAGACCAAGATTACCATCTCCTC TTTACAGGACTTAACTATTTATAACCCAGAGAGAACCATTATAGTGAAGGGGAGCATCGAGGCCTGTTGTAGGGCTGAAGTGGAGATCATGAAAAAGCTGAGGGAAGCCTATGAGAATGACATTGCTGCTATTAAC CAACAAACCAACCTTATCCCTGGATTAAGCCTGAGCGCACTGGGCATCTTTTCAACCGGTTTGTCAGTATTGCCAACAGCTGCTGGGCCCAGAGGCGTCCCACCTGTACCCCCAACTGGCTACAACCCTTTTCTT GGTCCCTCATCACAGCTGGGTGGGATGTACGGTGTCCCGCCTGCTAGTGCCATCTCTCACCAGCACACA CAGGCTCCCGAACAGGAGGTGGTCTACCTCTTTATTCCAACTCAGGCTGTCGGTGCTATTATTGGCAAGAAGGGCCAACATATTAAACAACTGGCACGATTCGCAGGAGCCTCTATTAAG aTCGCACCTGCAGAGAGTACTGATGTCACTCAGAGGATGGTCATCATCACTGGCCCACCAGAAGCTCAGTTTAAG GCCCAGGGCAGGATATTTGGGAAACTGAAAGAAGAGAATTTCTTTTCTGTGAAAGAAGAAGTGAAGCTGGAGACACATATAAAAGTGCCCTCTTCAGCAGCTGGGAGGGTCATTGGGAAAGGTGGCAAAACG GTTAACGAGCTGCAGAACCTAACCAGTGCAGAGGTCATAGTGCCACGGGACCAAACCCCAGATGAGAACGACGAGGTCTTTGTCAAAATTAGTGGGCATTTTTTTGCCAGCCAG ACTGCACAGAGGAAAATCAGGGAGATCATCCAGCAGGTGAAACAACAGGAGCAGAAGCACCAGCAAAGCGCCTCCGTGACACACCGCTCCAAGTGA
- the tmem41aa gene encoding transmembrane protein 41A-A, which translates to MRSLVGLIVVILTATFYLYLLSTNLPPGPQLPKKEHEGESSTSNDEEDSPSEMKTSASRLKFPSDLNELKEMAELLQFYKTEHTGYVLLLFCSAYLYKQAFAIPGSSFLNILAGALFGTWYGLLLACVLTTVGATLCFLLSQVFGKQHIVRLFPGKVAMLQKKVEENRSSLFFFLLFLRFFPMSPNWFLNMTSPILNIPVTLFFMAVFIGLMPYNFICVQTGSMLSHISSLDDLFSWSVVLKLLLIACVALLPGALIHKYSTRHLHLDGLETNGLSQDKKKKNR; encoded by the exons ATGCGTTCCCTTGTTGGTCTGATCGTTGTAATATTGACGGCTACTTTTTACCTTTATCTTCTGTCCACTAATCTCCCCCCTGGACCTCAGCTGCCTAAGAAAGAGCATGAAGGAGAGTCGAGTACATCTAATGATGAGGAGGACAGCCCAAGTGAAATGAAGACTTCAGCCTCCAG GTTGAAGTTCCCATCAGACCTGAATGAGCTGAAAGAGATGGCAGAGCTGTTGCAGTTTTACAAGACCGAGCACACAGGATATGTGTTGTTACTCTTCTGCAGTGCCTACCTCTACAAGCAGGCTTTTGCTATACCCGGTTCCTCTTTCTTA aacatCTTGGCTGGGGCCTTGTTTGGGACGTGGTATGGTCTTCTCCTCGCCTGTGTCCTCACTACAGTGGGCGCCACGCTCTGTTTCCTCCTGTCCCAGGTGTTCGGCAAACAGCACATTGTGAGACTCTTCCCTGGCAAAGTGGCCATGCTGCAAAAGAAG GTTGAGGAAAACCGAAGTAGCTTGTTCTTTTTCCTGTTGTTCCTGAGATTCTTTCCCATGAGTCCAAACTGGTTTTTAAACATGACCTCCCCAATACTGAATATTCCCGTCACTCTTTTCTTCATGGCTGTCTTCATTG GCCTGATGCCGTACAACTTCATCTGCGTCCAGACGGGATCAATGCTGTCTCATATCTCCTCTCTGGACGACTTGTTCTCCTGGAGTGTGGTGTTGAAACTACTGCTTATTGCCTGTGTTGCTCTGCTGCCTGGAGCTCTGATCCATAAATACAGCACTCGGCATCTCCATCTGGACGGCCTTGAAACAAATGGACTCAGTCaagacaagaagaagaagaacagatAA
- the ehhadh gene encoding peroxisomal bifunctional enzyme codes for MARYELVKRSVALITLTNPPVNALSSAVRHAMAKSMEHALNDPKVTAVVICGENGRFCGGADIREFAGPLRGPPLVPLLDAIEAGQKPVVAAIEGVALGGGFELALVCHYRIAHFKARLGLPEVTLGLLPAAGGTQRLPRLIGIPASLEIITTGRHISAQEALKLGIVDQVTEQNACEVAVEFALRAVGKPLSSRRVSMLTTPCPPDLDALLEAVTMQVKKKARGVMAPLACIQAVRAAATMPYSKGIKRESELMATLFNSGQAQALQYCFFAQRTAGKWSLPNGVQWNNSKPREIRSAAIIGLGTMGRGIVVSLARVGISVIAVESEKKLLETGKQMVIGMLERDAKRRGVSASLNLLKFTLSLQDLKDVDLVIEAVFEDMALKKHVFQELSKVCRPTTVLCTNTSGLDVDALAGVTDRPHLVIGMHFFSPAHVMKLLEVVCGPRSSSETIATAMSLGKRMGKVSVAVGNCPGFVGNRMLKPYLDQATFLLEEGSTPEHIDKALEDFGFAMGVFRMSDLAGLDVGWRIRKESGLTGPDFDPKNPPRRRQGRRYCPIPDMVCEQGRFGQKTGRGWYMYDKPGGTNAKPDPLIQNLLEMYRSRYGIQPRNISDQEIIERCLFALANEGFRILEDGIAARPEDIDVIYLFGYGFPRHRGGPMFYASMVGLERVLQRLEHYHQAHPDVPHLEPSPLLKKLVACGSPPVQKWREHIKTMHSHL; via the exons ATGGCACGATATGAACTTGTTAAACGATCAGTTGCTCTGATCACTCTTACCAACCCACCAGTCAATGCCTTGAG TTCTGCAGTGCGTCATGCCATGGCAAAGAGCATGGAGCATGCCCTGAATGACCCGAAGGTTACGGCAGTGGTCATCTGCGGAGAGAACGGAAGGTTTTGTGGAG gtgCAGACATCCGTGAGTTTGCTGGCCCTTTAAGAGGACCTCCGTTGGTACCCTTGTTGGATGCCATAGAGGCTGGACAGAAACCTGTGGTTGCTGCCATAGAGGGGGTGGCACTAGGTGGGGGCTTTGAATTAGCCCTAGTCTGTCACTATCGTATTGCACACTTTAAG GCACGTCTTGGACTTCCAGAGGTGACTTTGGGCCTCCTGCCAGCTGCAGGGGGAACACAGCGTCTTCCCAGGCTCATTGGCATTCCTGCTTCCCTAGAGATAATCACCACTG GCCGCCATATCTCTGCCCAGGAGGCTCTTAAGCTGGGCATCGTTGACCAGGTCACAGAACAGAATGCTTGTGAGGTGGCTGTGGAGTTTGCCCTGAGAGCTGTAG GCAAACCGCTGTCTTCCCGAAGAGTGAGCATGCTGACCACACCCTGCCCTCCTGATCTGGATGCCCTCTTAGAAGCAGTCACCATGCAGGTTAAAAAGAAGGCTCGGGGAGTGATGGCACCTTTGGCTTGTATTCAGGCGGTGCGGGCAGCCGCTACAATGCCTTACAGCAAGGGAATAAAGCGGGAGAGCGAACTGATGGCCACTCTTTTCAACTCTGGGCAGGCCCAGGCTCTTCAGTACTGTTTCTTTGCTCAGAGGACTGCTGGGAAATGGAGTCTACCCAATGGAGTGCAATGGAACAACAGCAAACCCAGAGAGATCCGGAGTGCAGCCATCATAG GTCTGGGCACTATGGGAAGAGGCATTGTTGTGTCTCTGGCACGTGTGGGAATTTCTGTCATTGCTGTAGAGTCAGAAAAGAAACTCTTGGAGACTGGAAAGCAGATGGTGATTGGCATGCTGGAGAGAGATGCCAAAAGACGGGGAGTGAGTGCCTCTCTCAATCTCCTCAAATTCACCCTCAGCTTACAGGACCTGAAGGATGTGGACCTTGTTATTGAAGCTGTCTTTGAAGACATGGCACTTAAGAAGCATGTTTTCCAAGAATTGTCCAAGGTTTGTAGACCAACCACTGTACTCTGCACCAACACGTCTGGTCTGGATGTGGATGCGCTGGCTGGTGTGACGGACAGACCACACCTGGTGATTGGGATGCACTTCTTCTCACCTGCACATGTCATGAAGCTCCTAGAAGTTGTCTGCGGGCCTCGTTCCTCAAGTGAAACCATCGCTACAGCAATGAGCCTTGGAAAAAGGATGGGAAAAGTAAGTGTCGCTGTTGGAAACTGCCCTGGTTTTGTTGGAAACCGCATGCTAAAGCCTTACCTGGATCAAGCCACCTTCCTGCTGGAGGAGGGATCCACACCTGAACATATCGACAAGGCTCTGGAGGACTTTGGTTTTGCGATGGGAGTCTTTAGGATGTCTGACCTTGCAGGCCTTGATGTTGGTTGGAGAATCCGGAAGGAATCTGGGTTGACCGGTCCTGACTTTGACCCAAAAAATCCCCCACGCAGGCGCCAAGGGCGTAGGTACTGTCCAATTCCAGACATGGTCTGTGAACAAGGCAGGTTTGGTCAGAAGACAGGTCGTGGTTGGTACATGTACGACAAACCTGGAGGAACAAATGCAAAGCCTGACCCACTTATCCAGAACCTCCTCGAGATGTACAGGAGCAGGTACGGCATTCAACCGCGCAATATCTCAGATCAGGAAATAATTGAGAGATGTCTTTTTGCCTTGGCCAATGAGGGCTTCCGTATCCTGGAAGATGGCATAGCTGCCCGACCCGAGGATATTGATGTCATCTATCTATTCGGTTATGGCTTTCCAAGGCATCGAGGTGGGCCCATGTTCTACGCCAGCATGGTGGGCCTGGAAAGAGTGCTGCAGAGGTTGGAGCATTATCACCAAGCCCATCCTGATGTGCCTCATTTGGAGCCCAGTCCACTTTTGAAAAAACTTGTGGCTTGTGGCAGTCCTCCTGTTCAAAAATGGAGAGAACATATCAAAACAATGCACAGCCATCTCTGA